A stretch of the Lactuca sativa cultivar Salinas chromosome 9, Lsat_Salinas_v11, whole genome shotgun sequence genome encodes the following:
- the LOC111899071 gene encoding protein PELPK1-like codes for MAGSLNSIILILVSVSLASFSGNIIAEERKLAEMPELPVVPKPELPVVPKPELPVLPKPELPVIPKPEIPVLPKPELPKPELPVLPKPELPVVPKPEIPVLPKPELPKPELPVLPKPELPVVPKPELPVVLKPEVPVVPKPEILPKPELHVLPKPELPEVPKPDVPVVPKPAKVPEFPKPTFPVIPKPTLPELPKDFHIPSVTHP; via the coding sequence ATGGCAGGTTCTCTAAATTCCATAATCCTCATTCTTGTTTCTGTTAGCTTAGCATCATTTAGCGGGAACATCATTGCTGAGGAACGTAAACTTGCAGAGATGCCTGAGCTTCCCGTGGTTCCTAAGCCTGAGCTTCCCGTGGTTCCAAAGCCTGAGCTTCCGGTGCTTCCTAAGCCTGAGCTTCCTGTCATTCCTAAGCCTGAGATTCCCGTACTTCCTAAACCTGAGCTTCCAAAGCCTGAGCTTCCAGTGCTTCCTAAGCCTGAGCTTCCGGTCGTTCCTAAGCCTGAGATTCCCGTACTTCCTAAACCTGAGCTTCCAAAGCCTGAGCTTCCGGTGCTTCCTAAGCCTGAGCTTCCAGTCGTTCCTAAGCCTGAGCTTCCCGTGGTGCTTAAGCCTGAGGTTCCCGTGGTTCCAAAGCCTGAGATTCTTCCAAAGCCTGAGCTTCACGTGCTTCCAAAGCCTGAGCTACCTGAGGTTCCAAAACCTGATGTTCCTGTAGTTCCAAAGCCTGCTAAGGTTCCTGAGTTTCCAAAGCCCACGTTTCCCGTCATTCCGAAGCCCACATTGCCAGAGTTGCCTAAGGATTTTCATATCCCTTCTGTTACCCATCCATAA